One stretch of Methanomassiliicoccales archaeon DNA includes these proteins:
- a CDS encoding PRC-barrel domain-containing protein produces MVRMEDVMGKEVISSDAIIVGSVEGVSIDPEHWRISALRVTVTKGLEMAMDKKKKTIGSSRAFINTGAVASVSDMITVSVSLVDIKGALVNENLWPLNFGNLTGMRVICKKGRQIGYVDNLVFDPKDNWKISYIDVRLDKATKDDLNIKKKMMSGSGIVIRTSDIRTIGDMVMLNIDIEELKQWLENRPASLKG; encoded by the coding sequence ATGGTTAGAATGGAGGACGTAATGGGGAAGGAGGTCATCTCCTCGGATGCAATTATCGTCGGATCAGTGGAAGGGGTCAGCATCGATCCGGAACACTGGCGTATTTCGGCGTTGCGCGTCACCGTGACCAAGGGCCTGGAAATGGCCATGGACAAAAAGAAGAAAACGATCGGGTCATCGCGTGCCTTCATCAACACTGGAGCGGTCGCCAGCGTCTCGGACATGATCACCGTTAGCGTTTCCCTGGTGGATATCAAAGGTGCTTTGGTCAATGAAAATCTATGGCCGCTCAATTTCGGGAACTTGACCGGGATGAGGGTAATATGCAAGAAAGGCCGGCAGATCGGTTATGTTGACAACCTGGTCTTCGATCCTAAGGACAACTGGAAGATCAGTTATATCGATGTCAGGCTGGACAAGGCCACGAAAGATGATCTGAACATCAAGAAGAAGATGATGTCCGGATCGGGGATCGTCATCAGGACCAGTGATATACGGACCATAGGTGACATGGTCATGCTGAACATCGACATCGAGGAACTGAAGCAGTGGCTGGAGAATCGGCCAGCTTCGTTGAAAGGCTGA
- a CDS encoding ABC transporter ATP-binding protein, with the protein MAVEGLTITINDGEVFGFLGPNGAGKTTTIRMLCCLIEPTSGQAFVDGLDINDKESRIKIRQNIGLLPENPGLYESLSAYQNLDFYAKMYGVPADKRSPRITELLQALDILDRKNDAVGSFSKGMKQKIAIARALVHDPKYLFLDEPTSGLDPVSSITVRNYLMELKREGRTIFINTHHLDEAQKLCDRIGILKTRLLAKGSPEQLANEFFGKTTMVELGEVTAETLRLIQASKGVKAFRQDGNRVYLTIDDPVKDNPAIVSELVRSGASVIHVEEVRKGLEDVYLRIVGGEGK; encoded by the coding sequence GTGGCGGTCGAGGGCCTCACCATCACCATCAACGATGGGGAGGTCTTCGGATTCCTGGGCCCGAACGGAGCGGGGAAGACCACCACTATCCGGATGCTCTGTTGCCTCATCGAGCCCACCTCGGGCCAGGCGTTCGTGGATGGCTTGGACATCAATGACAAGGAATCCCGAATCAAGATCCGTCAGAACATAGGACTGCTCCCGGAGAACCCTGGGCTCTATGAATCGTTATCCGCATATCAGAACCTCGATTTCTATGCCAAGATGTACGGCGTTCCCGCTGACAAACGCTCTCCTCGCATCACCGAGCTCCTGCAGGCGCTGGATATCCTGGACCGCAAGAACGATGCGGTCGGTTCGTTCTCGAAAGGGATGAAGCAGAAGATCGCCATCGCCCGGGCGCTGGTACACGACCCGAAGTACCTGTTCCTGGACGAGCCAACCTCCGGTCTTGACCCGGTCTCCTCGATCACCGTCCGCAATTACCTCATGGAACTGAAGCGGGAAGGCCGCACCATATTCATCAACACCCACCATCTGGACGAGGCTCAGAAGCTTTGCGACAGGATCGGGATCCTCAAGACCCGACTGCTGGCCAAAGGTTCACCTGAGCAGCTGGCCAACGAGTTCTTCGGAAAGACCACGATGGTCGAACTGGGCGAGGTAACGGCGGAAACCTTGCGGCTGATCCAGGCCTCGAAGGGCGTCAAGGCCTTCCGTCAGGACGGGAACCGGGTCTATCTCACCATCGACGACCCGGTCAAGGACAATCCAGCCATCGTCTCCGAGCTGGTCCGTTCTGGGGCCAGCGTTATCCACGTTGAAGAAGTGAGGAAAGGGCTCGAAGATGTATACCTGCGCATCGTCGGAGGCGAAGGCAAGTGA